In a genomic window of Streptomyces kaniharaensis:
- a CDS encoding MFS transporter, which translates to MKIDLVGPARRGLATGLNEAAGYASLGATALLTGYLATTHGLRPLLFTEHGLGLAARLIKGLYPLRGFGQIPTGHLADRIGRKPLIVTGMFVQSAGFVLALVLLYRPLPAGTASAVLLGLGTAMVYPALIASVSDNAHPAWRANALGTYRFWRDLGYAGALVAGVLADALGLNATVVAAAALTAASGLLAARLIRGGTAH; encoded by the coding sequence ATGAAGATCGACCTCGTCGGCCCCGCCCGCCGCGGGCTCGCCACCGGCCTCAACGAGGCCGCCGGCTACGCCTCCCTCGGCGCCACCGCGCTGCTCACCGGCTACCTCGCCACCACCCACGGCCTGCGCCCCCTGCTGTTCACCGAGCACGGCCTCGGGCTCGCCGCCCGCCTGATCAAGGGGCTGTATCCGCTGCGGGGGTTCGGCCAGATCCCCACCGGCCACCTCGCCGACCGCATCGGCCGCAAACCGCTCATCGTCACCGGCATGTTCGTCCAGTCGGCGGGCTTCGTCCTCGCCCTGGTCCTGCTCTACCGGCCGCTGCCCGCCGGCACCGCCTCCGCCGTCCTCCTCGGCCTCGGCACCGCGATGGTCTACCCGGCGCTGATCGCCTCGGTCTCCGACAACGCCCACCCCGCCTGGCGGGCCAACGCACTCGGCACCTACCGGTTCTGGCGCGACCTCGGCTACGCCGGCGCACTCGTCGCCGGTGTCCTCGCCGACGCCCTCGGCCTGAACGCCACCGTCGTCGCCGCTGCCGCCCTCACCGCGGCCTCCGGCCTGCTGGCAGCCCGCCTGATCCGCGGCGGAACCGCGCACTGA
- a CDS encoding molybdopterin-dependent oxidoreductase: MTFIVNGRSFDEEPEAGQCLRTFLRSLGHFGVKKGCDAGDCGACTVWLDGDPVHSCITPAFRADGHEVTTIEGLGSSGDLHPMQRQFRDAPGFQCGFCTAGMIMTSATLTEAQKDDLPRALKGNLCRCTGYRAIEDAVRGVTGVETAAPGKAVGTSVGAPAADDVVTGRAEFTMDTRLEGMLHLKVLHSPHAHARILSIDKTAALAVPGVRRVYTWEDVPRKRFTTAIHTDHLVDPDDTFILDNTVRFVGQRVAAVLADTVGAAEEGCRRVVVDYDVMPAVFDPEEAMAEGAPQLHGTDDPFVRDPVHNILLEIHSHIGDVDAGFADADVIHEGTYSSPRVQHAHLETHGSIAWMADGRLNVRTSSQSPSIAKVKLAYLFALRPDQLRVFCKRVGGGFGGKQEVISEDLVALATLDTGRPVCFEYTREEEFTTASPRHPMTLTVKLGAKADGTLTAFQVRNVSNTGAYGNHGGETLYAGGAAVMIYRCPNKKYDAFAVYTNTVPSGALRGYGMTQPAFAVESAMDELARALHLDPLELRRRNIVRPGDPLVALHDGPDDVLFTEDGLAKCIDLVDAAMARTAHEPSPGPEWLVGAGVASSLHETAPPTEHISEAWVTLGDDLVYELAVGTVEFGEGTSTAHVQIAANQLGTTPERIRLVQSDTDRTGFDTGAFASAGLFVAGNAVLRAANAVRDRILEFAAAHTSVHVVMCSMDDDGVVCGEQRVSLADLVALARARGIRFTAARKAYGSPRSVTSNTQGFRIAVHRVTGEIRILYSVQATDAGDVINPVQVRGQVDGGVAQGIGFALTENHQIDANGAMANPNLRNYRIPTYADIPRTDVLLVASSDSVGPMRSKGMAECCINPVSAALANALHDATGVRYRALPLTPERIYSRLNEARPVSATAGPK, encoded by the coding sequence ATGACCTTCATCGTGAACGGCAGGAGCTTCGACGAAGAGCCGGAAGCCGGCCAGTGCCTGCGCACCTTCCTCCGCTCGCTCGGCCACTTCGGCGTCAAGAAGGGGTGCGACGCAGGCGATTGCGGCGCGTGCACGGTGTGGCTGGACGGCGATCCGGTGCACAGTTGCATCACCCCCGCGTTCCGCGCGGACGGTCACGAGGTGACGACGATCGAGGGTCTCGGATCGTCGGGCGACCTGCATCCGATGCAGCGGCAGTTCCGTGACGCCCCGGGATTCCAGTGCGGCTTCTGCACGGCCGGGATGATCATGACGTCGGCCACGCTCACCGAGGCTCAGAAGGACGACCTTCCCCGGGCGTTGAAGGGCAACCTCTGTCGCTGCACCGGCTACCGGGCGATCGAGGACGCCGTGCGGGGCGTCACCGGCGTGGAGACGGCAGCCCCGGGGAAGGCCGTGGGGACGAGTGTCGGCGCACCGGCGGCCGACGATGTGGTGACAGGCCGCGCCGAGTTCACCATGGACACCCGTCTCGAGGGCATGCTGCACCTCAAGGTGCTGCACTCACCGCACGCGCACGCCAGGATCCTCTCGATCGACAAGACCGCGGCACTCGCGGTTCCCGGCGTGCGCCGGGTCTACACCTGGGAGGACGTGCCGCGCAAGCGCTTCACCACGGCGATCCACACCGACCATCTCGTCGATCCGGACGACACGTTCATCCTCGACAACACGGTGCGCTTCGTCGGCCAGCGCGTCGCAGCCGTCCTGGCCGACACCGTCGGGGCGGCGGAGGAAGGCTGCCGGAGGGTCGTCGTCGACTACGACGTCATGCCGGCCGTGTTCGACCCCGAGGAGGCGATGGCCGAGGGCGCGCCGCAGCTGCACGGCACGGACGACCCCTTCGTCCGGGATCCGGTCCACAACATCCTGCTGGAGATCCATTCGCACATCGGTGACGTCGACGCCGGATTCGCCGACGCCGACGTGATCCACGAGGGCACGTACTCCTCCCCGCGCGTGCAGCACGCGCACCTGGAGACCCACGGTTCGATCGCCTGGATGGCGGACGGCCGCCTGAACGTGCGGACCAGTTCGCAGTCGCCGTCGATAGCCAAGGTCAAACTCGCCTATCTGTTCGCCCTGCGGCCTGACCAGCTGCGCGTGTTCTGCAAGCGGGTCGGCGGCGGCTTCGGCGGCAAACAGGAAGTGATCTCCGAGGATCTGGTCGCGCTCGCCACGCTGGACACCGGGCGGCCGGTCTGCTTCGAGTACACCCGCGAGGAGGAGTTCACCACGGCCTCGCCCCGGCATCCGATGACGCTGACGGTCAAGCTCGGTGCGAAGGCGGACGGGACGCTCACGGCGTTCCAGGTCCGCAACGTGTCGAACACCGGCGCCTACGGCAACCACGGCGGTGAAACGCTGTACGCGGGTGGTGCGGCCGTGATGATCTACCGCTGCCCCAACAAGAAGTACGATGCCTTCGCCGTCTACACGAACACCGTTCCGAGCGGGGCGCTGCGTGGATACGGGATGACGCAGCCGGCGTTCGCCGTGGAATCGGCGATGGACGAACTGGCCCGTGCCCTGCACCTCGACCCGCTCGAACTGCGGCGCCGCAACATCGTCCGACCGGGCGATCCGCTCGTCGCCCTGCACGACGGACCCGACGACGTGCTGTTCACCGAGGACGGACTCGCCAAGTGCATCGACCTAGTGGACGCCGCGATGGCCCGAACGGCTCACGAGCCGTCACCGGGGCCCGAGTGGCTCGTCGGAGCCGGCGTGGCGAGTTCCCTGCACGAGACCGCGCCCCCGACCGAGCACATCTCGGAGGCCTGGGTCACGCTCGGCGACGACCTGGTGTACGAACTGGCCGTCGGGACGGTCGAGTTCGGCGAGGGCACCTCGACCGCCCATGTCCAGATCGCGGCCAACCAGTTGGGCACGACGCCGGAGCGGATCCGCCTGGTGCAGTCGGACACCGACCGCACGGGATTCGACACCGGAGCCTTCGCGAGCGCGGGACTCTTCGTGGCAGGCAACGCCGTGCTCCGTGCGGCCAACGCGGTGCGGGACCGGATCCTGGAGTTCGCCGCCGCCCACACGAGCGTCCACGTCGTGATGTGCTCGATGGACGACGACGGCGTCGTCTGCGGCGAGCAGCGCGTCTCCTTGGCGGACCTCGTCGCCCTGGCCCGCGCGCGCGGAATCCGCTTCACCGCCGCCCGCAAGGCCTACGGCTCGCCGCGAAGCGTCACCTCCAACACGCAGGGATTCCGGATCGCCGTCCATCGGGTGACGGGTGAGATCCGCATCCTCTACAGCGTGCAGGCCACCGACGCCGGCGACGTCATCAACCCCGTTCAGGTCCGGGGGCAGGTGGACGGTGGCGTCGCCCAGGGCATCGGCTTCGCGCTGACCGAGAACCACCAGATCGACGCGAACGGTGCCATGGCCAACCCGAACCTCCGCAACTACCGCATCCCCACCTACGCCGACATCCCCCGAACCGACGTGCTCCTGGTGGCGTCCTCGGACTCGGTCGGGCCGATGCGCTCGAAGGGCATGGCGGAATGCTGCATCAACCCGGTGTCCGCCGCCCTGGCGAACGCGCTCCACGACGCCACGGGCGTCCGCTACCGCGCGCTGCCGCTGACCCCGGAACGGATCTACAGCCGGCTGAACGAAGCCAGGCCGGTGTCGGCGACGGCCGGACCGAAATGA
- the mgrA gene encoding L-glyceraldehyde 3-phosphate reductase translates to MDHRADPQRYDGTMRYRRTGRSGLDLPVLSLGYWHNFGDDKPYEIQREIALRAFDLGITHHDLANNYGPPYGAAEINFGRLMRQDLGPYRDELVISTKAGWDMWPGPYGQGGGSRKYVLASLDQSLGRMGLDYVDIFYSHRLDAGTPLEETMGALDTAVRQGKALYVGISSYDTERTLRAAAILRELGTPLLIHQPSYSMLNRWIETEGLLDAAEEEGFGVIGFTALAQGLLTGRYLGGVPADSRAAQGKSFDPGWLSEEMLRRLRALDDLARRRGQTLAQLALAWALRDDRVTSLVVGASRTEQLEQNVAALENLGFTEEELAEIDALTADAGSIDLWQDARTGALG, encoded by the coding sequence ATGGACCACCGCGCGGACCCCCAGCGCTACGACGGCACCATGCGGTACCGCCGGACGGGGCGCTCGGGCCTCGACCTTCCCGTCCTGTCCCTGGGCTACTGGCACAACTTCGGGGACGACAAGCCGTACGAGATCCAGCGGGAGATCGCCCTGCGGGCGTTCGACCTCGGCATCACCCACCACGATCTGGCGAACAACTACGGCCCGCCGTACGGCGCCGCGGAGATCAACTTCGGCCGCCTCATGCGGCAGGACCTCGGCCCGTACCGCGACGAGCTGGTGATCTCCACCAAGGCGGGCTGGGACATGTGGCCCGGGCCCTACGGGCAGGGCGGCGGCTCCCGCAAGTACGTGCTGGCCTCGCTCGACCAGTCGCTCGGGCGGATGGGCCTGGACTACGTCGACATCTTCTACTCCCACCGGCTCGACGCCGGCACCCCGCTCGAGGAGACCATGGGCGCGCTGGACACCGCGGTCCGCCAGGGCAAGGCGTTGTACGTGGGCATCTCCTCGTACGACACCGAGCGCACCCTCCGGGCGGCGGCCATCCTGCGCGAGCTGGGCACCCCGCTGCTGATCCACCAGCCCTCGTACTCCATGCTCAACCGCTGGATCGAGACCGAGGGCCTGCTCGACGCCGCCGAGGAGGAGGGCTTCGGCGTCATCGGCTTCACCGCGCTCGCCCAGGGCCTGCTCACCGGCCGCTACCTCGGCGGCGTGCCCGCCGACTCGCGGGCGGCGCAGGGCAAGTCGTTCGACCCGGGCTGGCTCTCCGAGGAGATGCTGCGGCGACTGCGCGCTCTCGACGACCTCGCCCGCCGTCGCGGGCAGACCCTGGCCCAGCTGGCGCTGGCCTGGGCGCTGCGCGACGACCGGGTCACGTCGCTGGTGGTCGGCGCCTCCCGCACCGAACAGCTGGAGCAGAACGTCGCCGCCCTGGAGAACCTCGGCTTCACGGAGGAGGAGCTGGCCGAGATCGACGCGCTCACCGCCGACGCCGGCAGCATCGACCTGTGGCAGGACGCCCGCACCGGCGCCCTCGGCTGA
- a CDS encoding DUF4360 domain-containing protein, producing the protein MLLRVLAATGVAASLFSSPAFGADSLPTPPDRIVIDVATVNGSGCPAGTAAVAVSPDNTAFTVTYSSYLAQVGVGSKPTDFRKNCQLNLRVHVPQGFTYAIASADYRGFAHLEAGATAAQRASYYFQGQPETTYRTHRFSGPRDDNWQATDTVDIAALVFAPCGEQRNFNINTELRVGAGSSDPASTTSFMTMDSTDGSINTVYHLAWKQCP; encoded by the coding sequence ATGCTGCTCCGCGTGCTGGCCGCGACCGGTGTCGCCGCATCACTGTTCAGCTCGCCGGCCTTCGGTGCCGATTCGCTCCCGACGCCGCCGGACCGGATCGTCATCGACGTCGCGACGGTCAACGGCTCCGGCTGCCCGGCAGGGACGGCCGCCGTGGCCGTCTCCCCGGACAACACGGCCTTCACCGTGACCTACAGTAGCTACCTCGCCCAGGTGGGGGTCGGGTCGAAGCCGACCGACTTCCGGAAGAACTGTCAGCTCAACCTGCGCGTGCACGTCCCCCAGGGCTTCACCTACGCGATCGCGTCCGCCGACTACCGCGGCTTCGCGCACCTGGAGGCGGGTGCGACCGCCGCCCAGCGGGCCAGCTACTACTTCCAGGGCCAGCCCGAGACCACCTACCGGACCCACCGCTTCTCCGGTCCCAGGGACGACAACTGGCAGGCGACCGACACCGTCGACATCGCCGCCCTGGTCTTCGCGCCCTGCGGCGAGCAGCGCAACTTCAACATCAACACCGAACTGCGGGTCGGCGCCGGCAGTTCGGACCCGGCCAGCACCACCAGCTTCATGACGATGGACTCGACGGACGGCAGCATCAACACCGTCTACCACCTCGCCTGGAAGCAGTGCCCCTGA
- a CDS encoding FAD binding domain-containing protein, with the protein MDLNTITEVVRRPPDRPGLDWREGDAWLAGGTFLFSAEQPSLRRLIDLTSLGWDPLVPSDTGLEIGATCTIRDLYAFEPPRDWTAGPLFATGCEAFLSSFKVWNSATVGGNICLSLPAGPMITLTVALQAGYELWAPDGSIRVVDALDFVTGNNRNILAPGELLRRIRIPASALRKRTVHRRFALTHLGRSTVFLIGTQTPGTNDLLLTVTAGTTRPVRIAFDSIPDARTLQHSIDVIPADHWFADPNGTPDHRRHLTKHFTEEIRHELMAGGPA; encoded by the coding sequence ATGGACCTCAACACCATCACGGAAGTCGTCCGGCGCCCGCCCGATCGGCCCGGGCTGGATTGGCGTGAAGGCGATGCCTGGCTGGCGGGCGGCACGTTCCTGTTCTCCGCCGAACAGCCGAGCCTGCGCCGCCTGATCGACCTGACGTCCTTGGGCTGGGATCCGCTCGTTCCGAGCGACACCGGCCTGGAGATCGGTGCGACCTGCACCATCCGCGACCTGTACGCCTTCGAGCCGCCGCGTGACTGGACCGCGGGCCCCCTCTTCGCCACGGGCTGCGAGGCGTTCCTGTCCTCGTTCAAGGTATGGAACTCGGCGACCGTGGGCGGCAACATCTGCCTGTCGTTGCCCGCCGGCCCGATGATCACGCTGACGGTCGCCCTCCAGGCCGGGTACGAGCTGTGGGCTCCCGACGGGTCGATCCGCGTTGTCGACGCCCTCGACTTCGTGACCGGCAACAACCGGAACATCCTCGCACCCGGCGAACTCCTGCGCCGCATCAGGATTCCGGCGAGCGCGCTGCGGAAACGCACCGTGCACCGCCGTTTCGCGCTGACCCACCTCGGCCGTTCGACGGTGTTCCTCATCGGCACCCAGACGCCCGGGACGAACGACCTGCTGCTCACCGTCACCGCCGGTACCACGCGGCCGGTACGGATCGCCTTCGACAGCATTCCCGACGCACGGACCCTTCAGCACAGCATCGATGTCATCCCCGCCGACCACTGGTTCGCCGACCCGAACGGGACCCCCGATCACCGGCGCCACCTGACCAAGCACTTCACCGAAGAAATTCGTCACGAACTCATGGCTGGGGGTCCGGCATGA
- a CDS encoding SflA family class IV lanthipeptide: MTDEIRDAGPLVVDDEAIAFEDDDRSDHDATACLAGPWVTATTRFACDRNS, from the coding sequence ATGACCGACGAGATCCGCGACGCGGGTCCGCTGGTGGTCGATGACGAGGCCATCGCGTTCGAGGACGACGACCGCAGCGACCACGACGCCACGGCATGCCTCGCCGGCCCGTGGGTGACCGCCACCACCCGCTTCGCCTGCGACAGAAACTCGTAG
- a CDS encoding M64 family metallopeptidase produces the protein MRSSRTVSTLLASAVALTLLGAAPATGTPATDTRRTVEVFAEDGGISRAQVPGASPYVAPSLAPLAGDGDVTSLIRNGDPDTKLDVVMIGDGYSAQEQEKFRTDAADKWREITAVEPYASYRKLFNVWAVSAVSPQSGVSGDPDKATVRHTALGSYFWCGGVERLLCVDEKAVERYAAKAPQADLVIVVANSAKYGGAGYNDVTSSLGYEGIATVAGGNAKSGQIAVHETGHSLGKLADEYAYAGQGTYKGDEPAEANISTLTADRMREEGTKWSRWLGQTSPDGGTVGTFEGGGYYPAGLFRPTENSIMRSLGREFNLPGREAMIAGFYRHATPLTSPTPAGSWLTPDDRVTVDLPVPGTRLRWYLDWHELPELRGHTALDVAAVLPGGAHSLPHFLTAVATDPTPAVADPALRADLTGTLSWVVAG, from the coding sequence GTGCGCAGCAGCAGGACCGTCTCGACCCTTCTCGCCTCCGCCGTCGCCCTCACCCTGCTGGGCGCCGCCCCGGCCACGGGGACACCGGCCACGGACACCCGGCGGACCGTGGAGGTGTTCGCCGAGGACGGCGGCATCTCCCGGGCGCAGGTGCCCGGCGCCTCGCCGTACGTGGCCCCGAGCCTGGCACCGCTCGCCGGCGACGGCGACGTCACCTCGCTGATCCGCAACGGGGATCCGGACACCAAGCTCGACGTGGTGATGATCGGGGACGGCTACTCCGCGCAGGAACAGGAGAAGTTCCGGACCGACGCCGCCGACAAGTGGCGCGAGATCACCGCGGTGGAGCCGTACGCCAGCTACCGGAAGCTGTTCAACGTGTGGGCGGTGTCCGCCGTCTCCCCGCAGTCGGGCGTCTCCGGTGACCCGGACAAGGCGACCGTCCGGCACACCGCGCTGGGCTCGTACTTCTGGTGCGGCGGCGTGGAGCGCCTGCTGTGCGTGGACGAGAAGGCGGTCGAACGCTACGCGGCGAAGGCCCCGCAGGCGGACCTGGTGATCGTGGTGGCCAACAGCGCCAAGTACGGCGGCGCAGGATACAACGACGTCACCTCCTCGCTCGGCTACGAGGGCATCGCGACCGTGGCCGGCGGCAACGCGAAGTCCGGGCAGATCGCGGTGCACGAGACCGGGCACTCCCTGGGCAAGCTCGCCGACGAGTACGCCTACGCCGGCCAGGGCACCTACAAGGGCGACGAACCCGCGGAGGCCAACATCAGCACCCTCACCGCCGACCGGATGCGCGAGGAGGGCACCAAGTGGTCCCGCTGGCTCGGCCAGACCTCGCCGGACGGCGGCACGGTCGGCACCTTCGAGGGCGGTGGCTACTACCCGGCCGGCCTGTTCCGCCCGACCGAGAACTCGATCATGCGGTCACTGGGGCGCGAGTTCAACCTGCCCGGGCGTGAGGCCATGATCGCCGGCTTCTACCGCCACGCCACCCCGCTGACCAGCCCGACCCCCGCCGGCAGCTGGCTCACCCCGGACGACCGCGTGACCGTCGACCTGCCGGTACCCGGGACCCGGCTGCGCTGGTACCTGGACTGGCACGAACTGCCCGAGCTGCGAGGCCACACCGCCCTCGACGTCGCCGCCGTCCTCCCGGGCGGGGCCCATTCCCTTCCTCACTTCCTCACGGCCGTCGCCACCGACCCGACCCCGGCCGTCGCCGACCCGGCCCTGCGCGCCGACCTGACGGGGACGCTGTCGTGGGTGGTGGCGGGGTGA
- a CDS encoding antibiotic biosynthesis monooxygenase yields the protein MTTVKPRGEEAAATAIIGLKVRPGLEREYETWQKAVNAAAAGFAGHLGAEVSPPTSLQPDWVVVYRFDSIAHLQAWINSATRQNLLDAGSRLFDGPGTQQVVRGGEQAPDPLVTVVVAHRVHPDHVDEFLDWQQRMSQEERTFEGFRGTELFRPIEGLQDEWTTLYRFDSAEHLDAWLTSSTRRKILAEGEKFNEFKLRTIDNSFGSWFAFEENGKQAPPPSETKTAIAVWVGLYPTVVLLTLALSPLKMPLWIGLLVGNLLSSFIMSFLTMPYYVNPLLKRWLRPSPGASAARTNRIGLGIVAGVTAIWAVVFYLVTTQFWTLP from the coding sequence ATGACCACCGTGAAGCCCCGGGGCGAGGAGGCTGCGGCGACGGCCATCATCGGTCTGAAGGTCCGGCCGGGGCTGGAGCGTGAGTACGAGACCTGGCAGAAGGCCGTCAACGCCGCCGCCGCCGGCTTCGCCGGCCACCTCGGTGCGGAGGTCTCCCCGCCGACATCCCTGCAGCCCGACTGGGTCGTCGTCTACCGGTTCGACTCGATAGCCCATCTGCAGGCATGGATCAACAGCGCAACCAGGCAGAACCTGCTCGACGCCGGCAGCAGGCTGTTCGACGGTCCGGGAACCCAGCAGGTCGTCAGAGGCGGTGAGCAGGCACCGGATCCGCTCGTGACCGTCGTGGTCGCCCACCGCGTCCACCCCGACCACGTCGACGAGTTCCTCGACTGGCAGCAGCGCATGAGTCAGGAGGAGCGGACGTTCGAGGGCTTCCGCGGTACCGAGCTCTTCCGTCCGATCGAGGGGCTCCAGGACGAGTGGACCACGCTGTACCGGTTCGACAGCGCCGAGCACCTCGACGCCTGGCTGACATCGAGCACACGGCGGAAGATCCTCGCCGAGGGCGAGAAGTTCAACGAGTTCAAACTCCGGACGATCGACAACTCGTTCGGCAGCTGGTTCGCCTTCGAGGAGAACGGCAAGCAGGCGCCGCCGCCGTCCGAAACGAAAACCGCCATCGCGGTGTGGGTCGGCCTGTACCCGACCGTCGTGCTGCTGACACTCGCCCTGTCGCCGCTGAAGATGCCGCTGTGGATCGGACTGCTGGTGGGCAACCTGCTGTCGAGCTTCATCATGAGCTTCCTGACGATGCCCTACTACGTGAACCCGCTGCTCAAGCGGTGGCTCCGGCCCTCACCGGGCGCGTCGGCGGCGAGGACCAACCGCATCGGTCTCGGCATAGTCGCCGGGGTGACCGCGATCTGGGCCGTCGTCTTCTACCTCGTCACGACCCAGTTCTGGACGCTTCCCTGA
- a CDS encoding Na+/H+ antiporter, translating to MHAVGIVLVLVVLATSVATFARRWRIPAPSLLVLAGIGAALIPGVPALHVPPQAIALVVLPPLLYSSAEELSLRDLRAVWRPVTILSFGLVFASAAAVGFAAVAVAGLPPAMAFVLGAVLSSTDPVAVTALGRRLALPSRVQVLVQAESLFNDATSLVLFKVAIGIAVAVGGTVDLPAAGGELLLLGGGGSVIGAAVAGLVWLIRRRTTDPVLETVIALVTPYAAYVLAESAHTSGVTSVVVAGVLLGRSGHRLTDAHIRLQLHAVYAVVVFLLESVVFSIVGLELPTLVRELPAGTGWWPLQALALAALLIAVRVLWTLPLTRAVKPTRGRLSWRVAGVVTWAGTRGVMPLAAALSIPLLADDRTPLTARPLVLVLTTSVVVFTLVVQGLTLAAVVNRSGLALEPEHTAREEDEARDALNHAALDHVEHLANLEVMPETAIDRVRRSLTARLDRTPETPDGTTADAAHRQLRREVIAVQNTELRRLYEEHRISDTTLRLLQRDLDLEEAGLGKA from the coding sequence ATGCACGCCGTGGGGATCGTTCTCGTTCTGGTGGTTCTGGCCACGAGTGTGGCCACCTTCGCCCGGCGATGGCGGATACCCGCTCCCTCGCTGCTGGTGCTGGCCGGCATCGGGGCCGCGCTGATACCCGGGGTACCCGCGCTGCACGTCCCGCCGCAGGCCATCGCCCTGGTGGTCCTGCCGCCCCTGCTCTACTCCTCCGCCGAGGAACTGTCCCTGCGCGACCTGCGCGCAGTGTGGCGCCCGGTGACGATCCTCTCCTTCGGGCTGGTCTTCGCCTCCGCCGCCGCCGTGGGCTTCGCGGCCGTCGCCGTCGCCGGCCTGCCGCCCGCGATGGCCTTCGTCCTGGGCGCCGTCCTGTCCAGCACCGACCCGGTGGCCGTCACCGCGCTCGGCCGTCGCCTGGCGCTTCCGAGCCGGGTCCAGGTCCTCGTCCAGGCCGAGAGCCTCTTCAACGACGCCACCTCGCTCGTCCTCTTCAAGGTCGCCATCGGCATAGCGGTCGCGGTGGGCGGCACCGTCGACCTGCCCGCCGCCGGCGGCGAACTCCTGCTGCTCGGCGGCGGCGGCAGCGTGATCGGCGCAGCCGTCGCCGGGCTGGTCTGGCTGATCCGCCGCCGCACCACCGACCCGGTCCTTGAGACCGTGATCGCGCTGGTCACCCCGTACGCGGCCTACGTGCTGGCGGAGTCCGCCCACACCTCCGGCGTCACCTCCGTCGTCGTCGCGGGCGTCCTGCTCGGCCGCTCCGGCCACCGCCTCACCGACGCCCACATCCGCCTCCAACTGCACGCCGTGTACGCCGTGGTCGTGTTCCTGCTGGAGAGCGTCGTCTTCAGCATCGTCGGCCTCGAACTGCCCACCCTGGTCCGGGAGCTGCCGGCCGGCACCGGCTGGTGGCCGCTTCAGGCGCTCGCACTCGCGGCCCTGCTGATCGCCGTCCGGGTGCTCTGGACCCTGCCACTGACCCGCGCGGTCAAGCCCACTCGCGGCCGGCTCTCCTGGCGGGTCGCCGGGGTGGTCACCTGGGCAGGCACCCGGGGCGTCATGCCGCTGGCCGCCGCCCTGTCCATCCCGCTGCTCGCCGACGACCGCACCCCGCTCACCGCCCGCCCGCTCGTCCTGGTACTCACCACATCGGTCGTCGTGTTCACCCTGGTCGTCCAGGGCCTGACCCTCGCCGCCGTGGTCAACCGGTCCGGACTCGCCCTCGAACCCGAGCACACCGCCCGCGAGGAGGACGAGGCCCGCGACGCCCTCAACCACGCGGCCCTCGATCACGTCGAACACCTCGCCAACCTGGAAGTCATGCCCGAGACCGCCATCGACCGGGTCCGGCGCAGCCTCACCGCCCGCCTCGACCGCACCCCCGAAACCCCCGACGGCACCACCGCCGACGCCGCCCACCGCCAGCTGCGGCGCGAGGTCATCGCCGTACAGAACACCGAACTGCGCCGCCTCTACGAGGAACACCGCATCAGCGACACCACCCTGCGCCTCCTCCAGCGCGACCTCGACCTGGAGGAAGCCGGCCTCGGCAAGGCGTGA
- a CDS encoding class III lanthionine synthetase LanKC N-terminal domain-containing protein codes for MTASIAGRSGWSDDTWSYLNDPRMPAMDHDWKLHVSARPGGLEAVTDLVLPVLLRNVCHAKWARSPETLRAINSGVSSAGAVGKAITVYPAPGTVVGLADELVTVLRGWEGPQIVSDRRVDPHAAR; via the coding sequence GTGACCGCGTCCATCGCCGGCCGCAGCGGATGGTCCGACGACACGTGGTCGTACCTGAACGATCCGCGGATGCCGGCGATGGACCACGATTGGAAGCTGCACGTCTCGGCCCGTCCCGGCGGCCTCGAGGCCGTGACCGACCTCGTCCTGCCGGTGCTGTTGCGCAACGTCTGCCATGCGAAGTGGGCCAGGAGTCCGGAGACCCTGCGTGCGATCAACTCCGGTGTGTCGAGTGCGGGCGCCGTCGGGAAGGCGATCACGGTCTATCCGGCGCCCGGCACCGTCGTCGGGCTCGCCGACGAACTCGTCACGGTGTTGCGCGGGTGGGAGGGTCCGCAGATCGTCAGCGATCGGCGGGTCGATCCGCATGCCGCCCGGTGA